TCGTTTTAGTCCAGGtattaatataactgttttcgtcAGTGCATCTTATCGTTTCGCCTTCCTTTTCCACATGGTTAGCAAATGCTCCAATTGTGTAGGTGTAGATAAACTTGCCGATAAGTCTGTCGCGTATGATAGCCGCCACGTTTCTGTGCTCTAGTGTGAACATTGCACTAGTGCTGTTGTTGTTCAGAATAGGACTTGGTATATTTCTGCAGCGATTGCCGTTTTTTAAAGTGTACCCAAACTTATTCGGAAAATTAGAGCTATTTTCTTGTGCATCTTAATAGACTTTAATTTTTTTCGGGTGGTTTTGTCGTAGTGTTGTttttactttgtttatttactGTAGAGTTGCTACATTTTGTTCATGATCTGCCGCTTCCGCAAAGTTTTatagtttggtttttgttttagGTTTACGTCAAAACGAGGTTACAACGAAATCGGAAAGATCTTTAGTAACACACATACGAAAAAATTCGTTCAAGTGTGAAACATGTTTGAAGGAATTTACtgcattaaaatttttaaaaaggcATTTGCGAATACACACTGAGGACAAACCTTACAGGTGCAAAATTTGTTCAAAGCAATTTAGTCGAAATGAAAGTTTGAAAGTGCATTTAAGGATACATAATGGAgcaaaaccttataagtgtgaaatttgttttaaacaatttagacaagatggaaatttgaaaaatcatttaagaatacacactggagaaaagcggTACATCTGCAAAATTTGTTATAAGCGATTTAGTGAAGCAGGAGCTTTGAAAAGTCATTTAAGAATACACACTTTAGAAAAGCGTTACCAGTGCGAAATTTGTCTTAAGCAATTTATTGAAGCAGGAAACTTGAGAAAGCATTTAAGAATACACACTGgggaaaagccttacaagtgcaaaatttgttttaagcaatttagtgtaCATGATAGTTTGAGAAAgcatttaaggatacacactgatgaaaaaccttacaagtgtgagatttgttctaagcaatttagtcGAGATGACCATTTGAAAACgcatttaaggatacacactAAAGAAAAGCCCTACAAGTGCGAAGtgtgttttaagcaatttagtgaagcaggaactttgaaaaggcatttaagggtacacactggagaaaaaccttacaagtgcgaaatatgttttaagca
This genomic window from Diabrotica virgifera virgifera chromosome 1, PGI_DIABVI_V3a contains:
- the LOC126879148 gene encoding zinc finger protein 883-like isoform X1 codes for the protein MELSEDSTERKQNILIPDKGRGSVEQYVNVQIKSELEECRLELESNYTENYLSESYCSDNIKIEEHVLQYDISNPYPVITKQEVKTEIKEELDEHNLQVNHGCDTLFNSTDTEKLDSERDVKLQIGASPEIDDEKHCRSIKTEKLLPSIDKKGLRQNEVTTKSERSLVTHIRKNSFKCETCLKEFTALKFLKRHLRIHTEDKPYRCKICSKQFSRNESLKVHLRIHNGAKPYKCEICFKQFRQDGNLKNHLRIHTGEKRYICKICYKRFSEAGALKSHLRIHTLEKRYQCEICLKQFIEAGNLRKHLRIHTGEKPYKCKICFKQFSVHDSLRKHLRIHTDEKPYKCEICSKQFSRDDHLKTHLRIHTKEKPYKCEVCFKQFSEAGTLKRHLRVHTGEKPYKCEICFKQFSVAGNLRKHLRIHSKEKPYKCEVCFKQFSEAGNLRKHLRIHTGQKPYKCEICSKQFSRDDHLKKHLRIHTAAKSYVSKLVLSSLVQTENSLINYIDGK